A single region of the Podospora pseudopauciseta strain CBS 411.78 chromosome 1, whole genome shotgun sequence genome encodes:
- a CDS encoding hypothetical protein (COG:D; EggNog:ENOG503NXG2; MEROPS:MER0215828), giving the protein MPLGIQRLNAKKSQPNDRIIFIKPIPGPHEAIAQDFLERIAAQCVPIMRQHHLSVTSLEEFPPNREFVGRNFNAGEVIQLVLKSHSGRWLPFNYVQMVMMHELAHNKQMNHSKAFWQVRNQFADELRGLWQRGFTGEGLWGRGALLSTGEWERNAVGEGEELPEHLCGGTYRSRRGGRKRKVKVDWREQRERRILKKFGAGGEKLGEDEAVKKELEKGKKVKGKPRVAGSGRGRELRAAAALARLEQGGKGEGEVKKEEEEEETDSGDEYEEHVSQGPDAVDFDGKKLLDGKGQGMVKVCDDENPNDQDAQDELRELQNFGRIKKEPGTGSLILNSVKPTPIKPDTSSEKRPPVPKPKVQAQSPNTKLLHPKAEQPQPLKLKTSAPLLTTATTKPTKCPTCSFDNEPISAICAICSNVLNPARVSDSWACTSTTCTGTKYRNAGDVGICGVCGARKPQAILADQA; this is encoded by the exons ATGCCCCTCGGCATCCAACGCCTCAACGCCAAGAAATCCCAACCCAACGACcgcatcatcttcatcaagcCCATCCCCGGGCCCCATGAAGCTATCGCTCAGGATTTCCTCGAGCGAATAGCTGCGCAATGCG TCCCCATAATgcgccaacaccacctctcGGTCACCTCTTTAGAAGAATTCCCCCCCAACCGTGAATTTGTCGGCCGCAACTTCAACGCCGGCGAGGTAATCCAGCTAGTCCTCAAATCCCATTCGGGTCGTTGGCTCCCCTTCAACTATGTTCAAATGGTCATGATGCATGAGCTCGCCCACAACAAGCAGATGAATCATTCCAAGGCTTTCTGGCAGGTTCGCAACCAGTTTGCTGATGAGCTGAGAGGGTTGTGGCAGAGGGGTTTCACAGGGGAGGGGCTTTGGGGTAGGGGCGCGTTGTTGAGTacgggggagtgggagaggaatgcggttggggagggggaggagttgcCGGAGCATTTGTGTGGTGGGACGTATCGGAgtaggagggggggaaggaagaggaaggtgaagGTTGATTGGAGggagcagagggagaggaggatacTCAAGAAGTttggggcgggaggggagaagcttggggaggatgaggcggTGAAAAAGGAGTTGGAaaaagggaagaaggtgaagggGAAGCCGAGGGTGGcagggagtgggagagggagggagttgagggcTGCGGCTGCTTTGGCGAGGTTGGAacagggggggaagggggagggggaggtgaagaaagaggaggaggaggaggagacggatAGTGGGGATGAATATGAGGAGCATGTGAGCCAGGGTCCGGATGCGGTTGACTTTGATGGGAAGAAATTGCTTGACGGGAAAGGGCAGGGGATGGTGAAGGTTTGCGACGACGAGAATCCCAATGATCAGGATGCGCAGGATGAACTGCGGGAGTTGCAGAATTTTGGGAGGATCAAGAAAGAGCCTGGAACTGGGTCGTTGATTCTCAACTCGGTCAAACCGACACCGATAAAGCCAGACACCTCATCAGAAAAGAGACCACCAGTACCAAAACCGAAAGTCCAGGCACAGTCGCCAAATACCAAACTATTACACCCGAAAGCAGAGCAACCTCAGCCTCTTAAACTGAAAACATCAGCGCCATTACTCACTACTGCCACAACTAAACCGACCAAGTGCCCAACTTGCTCCTTTGACAACGAGCCAATATCCGCCATTTGCGCCATATGCAGCAATGTCCTCAACCCAGCGAGGGTTTCCGACTCCTGGGCATGTACCAGCACGACGTGTACCGGGACAAAGTATCGCAATGCGGGCGACGTTGGAATTTGCGGAGTGTGTGGAGCTCGCAAGCCACAGGCTATATTGGCGGATCAAGCTTAA
- a CDS encoding hypothetical protein (EggNog:ENOG503NYVA; COG:S) → MESLAAISLTGNILQFTQFISSLVTTAGELYQTPVGSSSSDATADIETTHRRLLNFSALLQQNQIATPQQSAIGVNDANALANDLAKECKGICDELLEMIGKLRPREREGWVSSAQQSGLLDTVETLRQESNRMKIDQTKKLDSIAKTLSEEFLAPASLERLSWGIKKLDLTKNDIAALAKEQAVLRSLNFSSRPLTKNTFRWMLEPPPPDIDVDDDPAKHRFFNWLKTGDGIFWVSGKAGSGKSTLMKMGQTIQAPDHKALFWAAGTHMQKSHEGLLKILLYEIFCACPSLIPAACPLRWRQTCPERTEQQSTEWTTRELSEALHHLGRNQDLHIRHCFFIDGVDEFDGDHLMLCEILSNLSQSPNSKLCLSSRPWNVFIDAFGNNIARKISIEDLTREDILRYAERRLTGHPRWNLPHFSPQDKTAIIDSITDKAQGVFLWVFLVTRSIRDGLTNLDTMLDLQHRLESLPTDLERFFKHMLNLIDSAYHQKMASFLSISAHAKQPLYYLTFSMQEHESEDEDYALKMAISPTSPPEEEQLYGRCRRRVNAICGGLLYVKGTSVEFLHRTVRDFLLTREMNDYLSSKTKPGLSTPLSTLRAYTACLKCSAPPTSSDYASLRTRLLKEGLSYAHEALEDAEETAAELLDDIENLFVAPLEDGEDAMEWTLLEPAEFNGDTIIGDVVASGNEASDFQFRKEVLRTGAAKYVSRKLNDSLYYFDDLKEWPLCLVVEEQQWTEGHLQVIQCLLEAGKDPNEGHGGWQSPSPWTKFIQRTCQEEYKGRLLESSRNGLVLGVSVSWCGEECSG, encoded by the exons ATGGAATCCCTCGCCGCAATATCCCTAACAGGCAACATCCTCCAATTCACCCAATTCATCTCCAGCCTCGTCACAACCGCGGGGGAGCTCTACCAAACCCCAGTTggctcctcgtcctccgaTGCCACAGCCGACATTGAGACAACCCACCGTCGCCTTCTCAACTTTAGCGCCCTCTTGCAACAGAACCAGATAGCGACACCCCAACAATCAGCAATTGGCGTCAACGATGCAAACGCCTTGGCGAATGACCTCGCAAAGGAGTGCAAAGGCATCTGTGATGAGCTCTTGGAGATGATAGGAAAGTTGAGAccaagggaaagggaa GGATGGGTGTCTAGTGCACAACAATCGGGTCTTCTGGATACGGTCGAAACTCTCAGACAAGAAAGCAACCGTATGAAAATTGACCAGACCAAGAAACTCGACTCTATCGCCAAAACTCTATCCGAG GAATTCTTGGCCCCGGCTTCACTAGAGAGATTGTCATGGGGAATCAAGAAGCTTGATCTGACCAAAAACGACATCGCAGCCCTCGCAAAGGAGCAGGCTGTTCTCAGAAGCCTGAACTTCTCCTCCCGGCCG CTTACGAAAAACACGTTTCGCTGGATGTTGgaaccgccaccaccggacATTGACGTCGATGACGACCCTGCCAAACACCGCTTCTTCAACTGGCTCAAAACCGGGGACGGCATCTTCTGGGTCTCCGGCAAAGCCGGTTCGGGCAAGTCAACCCTGATGAA AATGGGCCAAACCATTCAAGCTCCTGACCACAAGGCACTATTCTGGGCAGCCGGCACGCACATGCAAAAATCCCACGAGGGTCTCCTCAAAATCCTCCTCTACGAAATCTTCTGCGCCTGTCCCAGCCTCATCCCCGCCGCTTGTCCCCTTCGCTGGAGGCAGACCTGTCCCGAACGGACCGAGCAGCAGAGCACCGAGTGGACAACCCGTGAACTTTCTGAAGCCCTGCACCATCTCGGCCGGAATCAAGACCTCCACATCCGGCACTGTTTCTTCATCGACGGCGTCGATGAGTTTGATGGTGATCACCTCATGCTCTGCGAGATTCTTTCCAACCTCAGCCAGTCCCCCAACAGTAAACTCTGTCTCTCCAGCCGGCCATGGAACGTCTTCATCGATGCCTTTGGCAATAACATTGCGCGCAAGATCAGCATCGAGGATCTCACGCGCGAGGATATTCTGCGCTATGCAGAGAGGCGGCTCACAGGACACCCCAGGTGGAATCTTCCCCATTTCTCACCGCAGGACAAAACCGCCATTATCGATTCGATCACCGACAAGGCCCAGGGTGTTTTCCTCTGGGTGTTCCTCGTGACAAGATCAATACGAGACGGTCTAACCAACCTCGACACAATGCTCGATCTCCAGCATCGACTCGAAAGCCTCCCCACCGACCTCGAGCGCTTCTTCAAACACATGCTCAACCTCATCGACAGCGCCTACCACCAAAAAATGGCGAGCTTCCTCAGCATATCCGCCCATGCCAAGCAGCCGCTCTACTACCTAACTTTCAGCATGCAAGAGCACGAAAGCGAAGACGAGGACTACGCCCTCAAGATGGCAatctccccaacctccccgcccGAAGAAGAGCAGCTATACGGTCGGTGCCGACGCCGTGTCAATGCCATCTGCGGGGGGTTGCTATATGTAAAGGGCACCTCAGTCGAGTTCCTCCACCGAACAGTCCGCGACTTTTTGCTCACTCGGGAAATGAACGACTACCTCAGTTCGAAAACGAAACCAGGGCTTTCCACTCCTCTCTCAACTCTGCGGGCTTACACAGCCTGCTTGAAATGCAGTGCACCACCCACATCGTCTGACTATGCCTCCTTACGAACGCGTCTCCTCAAGGAAGGTCTCTCGTATGCGCacgaggcgttggaggacgCGGAAGAGACAGCAGCCGAGCTGCTCGATGATATCGAGAATCTCTTCGTCGCGCCATTAGAAGACGGTGAAGATGCCATGGAGTGGACCCTGCTCGAACCGGCCGAGTTCAACGGCGATACCATCATCGGAGACGTTGTTGCGTCGGGAAATGAGGCATCCGATTTCCAGTTTCGAAAAGAGGTCCTCCGGACAGGGGCGGCAAAGTATGTCTCGAGGAAACTCAACGACAGTTTGTACTACTTTGACGACTTGAAGGAGTGGCCGCTTTGCTTGGTCGTTGAGGAACAGCAGTGGACCGAAGGTCATCTGCAAGTGATCCAGTGTCTGTTGGAGGCCGGCAAGGATCCGAACGAGGGGCACGGCGGGTGGCAATCGCCTTCGCCTTGGACAAAGTTTATTCAACGGACCTGCCAGGAGGAATACAAAGGACGACTTTTGGAGAGCAGTAGAAACGGACTTGTACTTGGCGTTTCTGTATCATGGTGCGGCGAGGAATGCTCGGGTTGA
- a CDS encoding hypothetical protein (EggNog:ENOG503P5HE), whose translation MFPKLLTTTLAVLLLLTFSPLGALSAPTTAPKPRWFETYSHVARRAIVPQSYYEVLHIRRQQYALANPRSIVKDVVCLDRKAHIVAHDEAAASLQICNGSIAGTGRGHYCQDGLKATEAKVGTAVFRLKSVNERQSINVSRERWQMCVQAAREACPTGGLRGICLGAARWGGSVGFELGNA comes from the exons ATGttccccaaactcctcaccaccacccttgcggtcctcctcctcctcactttCTCCCCTCTCGGCGCCCTCTCGGCCCCTACTACAGCGCCAAAACCCCGCTGGTTCGAAACTTATTCTCATGTTGCCCGCCGCGCGATTGTGCCTCAGTCGTATTATGAGGTGCTGCATATCCGGAGACAGCAGTACGCCCTTGCCAATCCGAGGTCTATAGTCAAGGATGTTGTCTGCCTGGACAGAAAGGC GCATATTGTTGCTCATGACGAAGCCGCTGCCTCGCTCCAGATTTGCAACGGGAGTATAGCTGGCACGGGCAGAGGTCATTACTGCCAGGACGGGCTGAAGGCAACAGAAGCAAAGGTCGGGACGGCAGTTTTTCGGCTGAAGAGCGTGAACGAGAGGCAGAGTATCAATGTTAGTAGGGAGAGGTGGCAAATGTGTGTGCAGGCGGCTAGGGAGGCTTGTCCTACGGGCGGGTTGAGGGGGATTTGTCTTGGGGCGGCGAGGTGGGGTGGGAGTGTTGGGTTTGAGTTGGGGAATGCTTGA
- the APE2 gene encoding Aminopeptidase 2 mitochondrial (MEROPS:MER0001009; COG:E; COG:O; EggNog:ENOG503NWST) gives MCRTHAQADVASGVNVAARELLPTNVIPRHYHVTLEPNFKDFTFDGTVVIDLDVAEDSKSISLHTLELDVHSATVSSEGQTVSSSPKISYNETTQVTTFDFDNEVPKGKKAQLEIKFTGQLNDKMAGFYRSTYKKEDGSQGLLAVSQMEPTDARRSFPCFDEPSLKAEFTVTLIADKNLTCLSNMDVSGETEVQSKQTNAAKKAVTFNKSPLMSTYLVAFVVGELNYIETNEFRVPVRVYAPPGQDIEHGRFSLNLAAKTLAFYEKVFGIEFPLPKMDQIAIPDFAQGAMENWGLVTYRVVDLLLDEKASGAATKERVAEVVQHELAHQWFGNLVTMDWWDGLWLNEGFATWASWYSCNIFYPEWKVWETYVVDNLQRALSLDSLRSSHPIEVPVKRADEINQIFDAISYSKGSCVLRMISTYLGEDTFLEGVRRYLKKHAYGNTQTGDLWASLAEASGKGVEDVMQVWTKNIGYPVVTVEEKGNNTIKLKQNRFLRTGDTKPEEDRVIYPVFLGLRTKDGIDESQTLSKREDTFKVPNNDFFKLNANHTGLYRTSYSPERLAKLGEAAKNGLLSVEDRAGMIADAGALATSGYQKTSGVLNLLKGFETETEFVVWNEIIGRVASVQSAWMFEDKAVRDGLEAFLRELVSAKAHQLGWEFSEKDGHIEQQFKAMLFGSAGLSGDQKIIDTAKEMFKKYMAGDRSAVHPNIRGSVFSMALKHGGKEEYDAVLDFYRKSTNSDERNTALRCLGRAKDPELIKRTLDLLFSGEVKDQDIYMPTAGLRSHPEGIEALYEWMTQNWEKLVEKLPPALSMLGTMVTIFTSSFTKKEQLAKVEQFFADKSTNGFDQSLAQSLDAIRSKISWVERDREDVAAWVKENTKSS, from the exons ATGTGCAGAACTCACGCCCAAGCCGATGTGGCTAGTGGGGTCAATGTGGCAGCTCGTGAGCTGCTCCCCACCAACGTCATCCCACGGCACTATCATGTTACTCTCGAGCCCAACTTCAAGGACTTCACCTTCGACGGCACTGTCGTGATTGACCTCGATGTGGCCGAGGACTCCAAGTCCATTTCTCTTCATACCCTTGAGCTTGACGTGCACAGTGCCACTGTCAGCTCCGAGGGGCAGACTGTCAG CTCCTCGCCCAAGATCTCATACAATGAGACCACCCAAGTCACCACGTTTGACTTTGACAATGAAGTCCCCAAAGGCAAGAAGGCCCAGCTTGAGATCAAGTTCACTGGTCAGCTGAACGACAAGATGGCCGGTTTCTACCGTTCGACTtacaagaaggaggacggcTCCCAGGGTCTTCTTGCCGTCAGCCAGATGGAACCTACCGATGCTCGCCGCTCTTTCCCTTGCTTTGACGAGCCTTCACTCAAGGCCGAGTTCACAGTCACGCTCATTGCCGACAAGAACTTGACCTGCCTCAGCAACATGGATGTTTCTGGCGAGACAGAGGTCCAGTCGAAGCAGACCAATGCCGCCAAGAAGGCCGTCACCTTCAACAAGTCACCACTCATGTCCACATACCTTGTggcttttgttgttggtgagctgAACTACATCGAGACCAACGAGTTCCGTGTCCCCGTCCGTGTGTATGCTCCCCCTGGCCAAGATATTGAGCATGGTCGCTTCTCACTCAACCTCGCTGCCAAGACTCTCGCGTTCTACGAGAAGGTCTTTGGCATCGAGTTCCCCTTGCCCAAGATGGACCAGATCGCTATCCCCGATTTCGCTCAGGGCGCCATGGAGAACTGGGGTCTGGTGACGTACCGTGTTGTCGATTTGCTGCTGGATGAAAAGGCCAGTGGCGCGGCGACCAAGGAGCGTGTTGCTGAGGTTGTTCAGCACGAGCTGGCTCACCAATGGTTTGGTAACCTTGTCACTATGGATTGGTGGGATGGCTTGTGGCTCAACGAGGGCTTCGCTACCTGGGCCTCGTGGTATTCCTGCAACATCTTCTACCCCGAGTGGAAGGTCTGGGAGACGTATGTTGTCGACAACCTTCAGCGCGCCCTGTCTTTGGACTCCCTCCGCAGCAGTCACCCCATTGAGGTGCCTGTCAAGCGAGCCGACGAGATCAACCAGATCTTCGATGCCATTTCTTACTCCAAGGGCTCTTGCGTCCTGCGCATGATCTCAACCTACCTTGGCGAAGATACCTTCCTGGAGGGTGTCAGACGTTATCTCAAGAAGCACGCCTACGGCAACACCCAGACCGGAGACCTCTGGGCGTCTCTTGCTGAGGCCAGCGGAAAGGGCGTCGAAGATGTTATGCAGGTGTGGACCAAGAACATCGGCTACCCTGTTGTGACCGTCGAGGAGAAgggcaacaacaccatcaagctgAAGCAGAACCGCTTCCTGCGCACTGGCGACACCAAGCCCGAAGAGGACAGGGTCATCTATCCCGTCTTCTTGGGTCTCCGCACCAAGGATGGTATTGACGAGTCGCAAACTTTGAGCAAGCGTGAGGACACCTTCAAGGTGCCCAACAACGACTTTTTCAAGCTCAACGCCAACCACACCGGTCTGTACCGCACCTCTTACTCCCCTGAGCGTCTCGCCAAGCTTGGCGAGGCTGCCAAGAACGGTCTTCTCAGCGTGGAGGACCGCGCCGGTATGATTGCCGATGCCGGTGCTTTGGCCACCTCTGGCTACCAAAAGACGTCTGGAGTCCTGAATCTCCTCAAGGGATTCGAGACAGAGACCGAGTTCGTTGTCTGGAACGAGATCATTGGTCGCGTTGCTTCAGTTCAGAGTGCCTGGATGTTCGAGGACAAGGCTGTCCGCGACGGCCTGGAGGCTTTCCTGCGCGAACTTGTTAGTGCTAAGGCGCACCAACTTGGCTGGGAATTCTCCGAGAAGGATGGTCATATTGAGCAGCAGTTCAAGGCTATGCTCTTCGGAAGTGCTGGTCTGTCCGGGGACCAGAAGATCATCGATACGGCCAAGGAGATGTTCAAGAAGTACATGGCCGGTGACCGGTCTGCTGTGCACCCCAACATTAGGGGCAGCGTCTTTAGTATGGCGCTGAAGCACGgtggcaaggaggag TACGACGCCGTCCTCGACTTCTACCGCAAGTCAACCAACAGTGATGAGCGCAACACTGCCCTGCGCTGCCTCGGCCGTGCCAAGGATCCCGAGCTGATCAAGAGAACTTTGGATCTCCTGTTCAGCGGTGAGGTCAAGGACCAGGATATCTACATGCCGACTGCTGGTCTGCGTAGCCATCCCGAGGGTATCGAGGCCTTATATGAGTGGATGACGCAGAACTGGGAGAAGCTTGTCGAGAAGCTCCCTCCTGCGCTGTCTATGCTCGGTACCATGGTGACTATCTTCACGTCTAGCTTCACGAAGAAGGAGCAGCTTGCCAAGGTTGAGCAGTTCTTCGCTGACAAGAGCACCAACGGATTCGACCAGTCTCTTGCGCAGAGCCTGGACGCCATTCGCTCCAAGATCTCCTGGGTCGAGCGCGACCGTGAGGATGTCGCTGCTTGGGTGAAGGAGAACACGAAGAGTTCGTAA
- the ENO1 gene encoding phosphopyruvate hydratase (EggNog:ENOG503NXC1; COG:G) yields the protein MGITKVHARYVYDSRGNPTVEVDVVTEETGLARAIVPSGASTGQHEACELRDGDKTHWAGKGVLQAVKNVNEVIGPALIKEKIDVKDQSKVDEFLLKLDGTPNKTKLGANAILGVSLAVAKAGAAEKGVPLYAHVSDLAGTKKPYVLPVPFMNVLNGGSHAGGRLAFQEFMIVPSAAPSFSEAMRQGAEVYQKLKGLAKKKYGQSAGNVGDEGGVAPDIQSAEEALELITEAIEAAGYTGQIKIAMDVASSEFYKEDAKKYDLDFKNPESDPSKWLTYEELAALYSDLCKKYPIVSIEDPFAEDDWEAWSYFYKTQGESIQIVADDLTVTNPLRIKKAIELKASNALLLKVNQIGTLTESIQAAKDSYADGWGVMVSHRSGETEDVTIADIAVGIRSGEIKTGAPCRSERLAKLNQILRIEEELGENAVYAGENFRKSINL from the exons ATGGGTATCACCAAGGTTCACGCTCGTTACGTCTACGACTCTCGTGGCAACCCCACCGTCGAGGTCGATGTCGTGACCGAGGAGACTGGCCTCGCCCGCGCCATCGTGCCATCTGGTGCCTCCACCG GTCAGCACGAGGCTTGCGAGCTCCGTGACGGCGACAAGACCCACTGGGCTGGCAAGGGTGTTCTCCAGGCCGTCAAGAACGTCAACGAGGTCATTGGCCCCGCGctcatcaaggagaagattgACGTCAAGGACCAGAGCAAGGTCGACGAGTTCCTCCTCAAGCTCGACGGTACCcccaacaagaccaagctCGGTGCCAACGCCATCCTCGGTGTCAGTTTGGCTGTCGCCAAGGCCGGTGCTGCCGAGAAGGGTGTCCCTCTCTACGCTCACGTCTCCGACCTTGCCGGCACCAAGAAGCCCTATGTCCTCCCCGTTCCCTTCATGAACGTCCTCAACGGCGG TTCCCACGCCGGTGGCCGTCTTGCCTTCCAAGAGTTCATGATCGTTCCTTCCGCCGCCCCCTCTTTCTCCGAGGCGATGCGCCAGGGTGCTGAGGTGTACCAGAAGCTCAAGGGCctcgccaagaagaagtACGGCCAGTCCGCTGGCAACGTCGGTgacgagggtggtgttgctcCCGATATCCAGAGCGCCGAGGAGGCCCTCGAGCTCATCACCGAGGCCATTGAGGCCGCTGGCTACACTGGCCAGATCAAGATCGCCATGGATGTCGCCTCCAGCGAGTTCTACAAGGAGGACGCCAAGAAGTACGATCTCGACTTCAAGAACCCCGAGAGCGACCCCTCCAAGTGGCTCACCTACGAGGAGTTGGCTGCCCTCTACTCCGACCTCTGCAAGAAGTACCCCATCGTCTCCATCGAGGACCCCTTCGCTGAGGATGACTGGGAGGCCTGGAGCTACTTCTACAAGACCCAGGGCGAGTCCATCCAGATCGTTGCTGACGACTTGACCGTCACCAACCCTCTCCGCATCAAGAAGGCCATTGAGCTCAAGGCTTCCAACGCCCTTCTCCTCAAGGTCAACCAGATCGGTACCCTTACCGAGTCCATCCAGGCCGCCAAGGACTCCTATGCCGATGGCTGGGGCGTCATGGTTTCTCACCGCTCTGGTGAGACCGAGGATGTCACCATCGCCGACATTGCCGTCGGTATCCGCTCCGGCGAGATCAAGACCGGCGCTCCCTGCAGATCGGAGCGCCTGGCCAAGCTTAACCAGATTCTCCgcatcgaggaggagcttggcgaGAACGCCGTGTATGCCGGCGAGAACTTCCGCAAGTCCATCAACTTGTAA